One Alligator mississippiensis isolate rAllMis1 chromosome 1, rAllMis1, whole genome shotgun sequence genomic window carries:
- the LOC132249550 gene encoding uncharacterized protein LOC132249550 has protein sequence MVCGAPARLCPLGLRGRAPPRPCGEHEGNRRPCWGSGSAWPGAMAAGDLAGSFQEEVTCPVCLDYFTDPVIPECGHNLHRAVLGEPQPQGCCPQCRAPAPHRDLRPNRQLGNVVELVKRLRLPAGSEPAGLPVCRTHQEALKLFCQEDEAPICVVCARSREHRHHTVIDPRGGGCPGLPGADAEPPGAPAGAERGAAGPEPRLGAGERRAPGCQTRHEQGRGGDASACSPQVPRAGEETPGFPWREQAAGGSDGIPGADGGGERIQKSLRTCSGRDSGPRDGSSQTRPNKVKRQREQIQSECEKLRRFVSEEEQRLLQRLEEEERETLRSLKANVAQLSRQSSSLRTLISEIEEKSRQTPAELLKVSVCC, from the exons aTGGTGTGTGGGGCCCCTGCCCGGCTCTGTCCGCTCGGGCTGCGGGGCCGAGCTCCGCCCAGGCCCTGCGGAGAGCACGAAGGAAACAGGCGGCCGTGCTGGGGAAGTGGAAGTGCCTGGCCAGGAGCCATGGCCGCGGGGGACCTGGCGGGGAGCTTCCAGGAGGAGGTGACTTGCCCCGTGTGTCTGGACTATTTCACGGACCCGGTGATTCCCGAGTGCGGACACAACCTGCAtcgggcagtgctgggggagccgcagccccagggctgctgcccgcAGTGCAGGGCGCCGGCCCCGCACAGGGACCTGCGGCCCAACAGGCAGCTGGGCAACGTGGTGGAGCTGGTGAAGCGGCTGCGGCTGCCGGCGGGGAGCGAGCCCGCGGGGCTGCCCGTGTGCCGGACGCACCAGGAGGCCCTGAAGCTCTTCTGCCAGGAGGACGAGGCGCCCATCTGCGTGGTGTGCGCCAGGTCCCGGGAGCACCGACATCACACTGTGATTGATCCCCGTGGAGGAGGCTGCCCAGGACTACCAG gagcGGATGCGGAGCCGCCTGGAGCGCCTGCGGGAGCAGAGAGAGGAGCTGCGGGGCCTGAACCGCGCCTGGGAGCAGGAGAGCGAAGGGCTCCGG GATGTCAGACGCGCCATGAGCAG GGGCGAGGAGGTGACGCCTCTGCATGCAGCCCCCAAGTTCCCCGAGCTGGAGAAGAGACTCCGGGGTTTCCCTGGAGAGAACAAGCTGCAGGAGGCTCTGACGGGATTCCTGG AGCGGATGGCGGCGGAGAGAG GATTCAGAAGAGCCTGAGGACATGCAG CGGACGTGACTCTGGACCCAGGGACGGCTCATCCCAAACTCGTCCT AACAAGGTAAAGCGACAGAGAGAGCAAATCCAGTCTGAGTGCGAGAAGCTGCGTCGCTTTGTGAGCGAGGAGGAGCAGCGGCTTCTGCagagactggaggaggaggagagggagactCTGCGGAGCCTGAAGGCGAACGTAGCCCAACTCTCCCGGCAAAGCTCCTCTCTGCGCACGCTGATCTCGGAGATAGAGGAGAAGAGCCGGCAGacacctgctgagctgctgaaggTGAGCGTGTGCTG
- the LOC132249551 gene encoding major histocompatibility complex class I-related gene protein-like yields the protein MFPPPAGVSSLPERPVAQVSDKPSSWGGRTALACQVHGFCPKDVAAVWLKNGEVQPQETSHAGVLPSGDGTYQTWATIEIDPSSNHNYACSVGHESLGAALRVAWDKGRTESNPMLTGHHYWCCVGHCRCLLPHLTDPGGACAASGGAQGGGAGTAKNMERQPIHTFQTPSFQP from the exons CAggggtctcctccctcccagagcgtCCCGTGGCACAGGTGAGCGACAAGCCATCATCCTGGGGCGGACGCACCGCCCTAGCCTGCCAGGTCCATGGCTTCTGCCCCAAGGACGTGGCTGCCGTCTGGCTGAAAAATGGGgaggtgcagccccaggagacgagCCATGCAGGGGTCCTTCCCAGCGGAGATGGGACCTACCAGACCTGGGCCACCATCGAGATTGACCCGAGCAGCAACCACAACTAcgcctgcagcgtggggcacgagagcctgggggcagctctgagagtggCCTGGGACAAGGGCCGGACGG agtCCAACCCAATGCTGACTGGGCATCATTACTGGTGTTGTGTGGGTCATTGCAGGTGTTTACTGCCACA TTTAACGGATCCAGGTGGAGCCTGCGCTGCCTCCGGAGGGGCCCAGGGAGGAGGAGCGGGAACAGCAAAAAACATGGAGCGCCAGCCCATTCACACCTTTCAAACACCTTCATTTCAGCCTTGA